Below is a genomic region from Mustela lutreola isolate mMusLut2 chromosome 1, mMusLut2.pri, whole genome shotgun sequence.
CCCCACCGTATGCTCCGCACTCGACGCGTGTGTGGCTCCCAGTTGGCGCTGCGTCCTTCCTGCTGAATGAGGGACAGCCCCGCAAGAAGGAAGGGCGGACGCCGCTGCCTTTCCGCCTCCCGCCCCCTCGGAGCAGCACCTGTCTCCGGAAAAGTCACGGAGGGGAGCGCCACTGCCCCAGACCTGAGCACACAGAGGACGGGAAccggcctgtgctggggaaggaggccCGTTGCCGGTGGACCGTCTGTGACCGCGAGCTTAAAGACAGCACAACTGCACGCGCGGCTGTTCCTCTGGGCATGATGCCCTTCCTGGGGTGAGCCGTGCACCGACTACTCCGGCGTAGGTCCTGCAGACCCGGCCCCGCCCCGTCCCAGAAACCACGATGCTGGGAGCAGCACGGGGTCCTTCCGCGAGGCCAGGGTgcgcctccctcccccaccaccaacgTGCCACCGGTCGGGTCGCCGCTGATGGTTTCCACCACGCTTCAGTCCACACCGGTTCCGATCGTCCGGCCGGCCTCGGGGTTTCACCCCACTCCATCGTGCGGAAGACGTCCTGCCCGTGGGCCACGGAACCCCGGACTTAGCGATGCTCTGGACATTAACAAAGCACATCTGCTTGCCAGAGGGAGGTACCCCCTGCCAGTTCGGGGACTTGGACCCACCCACGAGAAATTTCCAGAGTTCAGTGGTCTGGGAATGTCACGACACCCCCGCAAAGTGCAGGACAAGTCTTACACCGTCGTCACCTTAACACCAGGAAGAAGACGTACGTGTGCGTGAGCGTAGCAATCGGGCAGTTACCTTCAGTCTCAGGTAACAGAAACGAGGAAGAACGGTGACTTAAtccagatgtctttttttttcttcttcagagattttacttatttattcgacagagacagacacagaaagaggCGACACAAGCTGCGGAGCGGCGggcggagggggaagcaggctccccagcgagcagggagcccgacgcggggctcgatcccagcaccctgagatcatgacctgagctgaaggcagaagctcaacagATGGAGCCCCCCAGGAATCCCGAGATGGCAGGAACGTGAGTCCCCACTCTCCGCTCGGCCGGCAGCAGCCTCACAGCCCAACGTGGCTGCCAGATCTTCAGCCATCGCTGGCCTGTTCTCAGCAGGCACCAGGAGACTGGACCGGGGCTGCAGGTGGACAGGAAGTACGTCCTGGAAGCCGCCCCAAACCtccactctgcctgccccccccacccccaaagaggCAGTAGGGAGGGTGAGGCACAAAacggcagaggggagagggagggtctGGACGCCAGGCGGTTCCTTCCCATCTCTGACTGACTCCCCGTCTGCTCTTCTCGTCCAACGAGCCCAGCGCAGACCAGACGGCCCCTTCCTGGGCCCCAGACCCGGAGGGGTCAGCACGCGGAAGGCAGCGGCGAGCTGTCACCGGGAAGACCGACAGGGCCCCGGGGCTCGGGAGCAACGCCGTATCCTCTGGGAACATCAGTCCCGATTCTCTGAGATGCACTTTTCCCCTGCCACCAGGGGCCAGGGCAGAGATGTCACAGGCCATGGGGACCCGAACCGCCCACTAGGGACAGGGCGACATGGAGCCAAAAGGTGGCGTGTGCCCAGCCATGCACCATTGTCAGGGGAAAGGGCACCAACCTCCAGCCCAGGTGAGCGGCCGTGAGCCGGGAGGTCGCCCTCGCGAAGGCCCGTGCTCCTTCCCTGTCCCCTCACCTGGGACCTCACCGAGGTCCTCACGACCACGCGTTCCGCAGCATCGTTCTCCCCACCTCTCCGCAGACACAGAGTCACAGGGTCACTCAACGACGGGTCCCAAGTCACCCCGCCGGTGACAAGAAGAGCAGAGATCCGAGCCGCACACCCTGGAGGGGACGTGGGTCGCCGGTCCTccttgggggcaggagggaggcgcCGAGCCGCAGCACTCCCCAGCCCCAGGCGGCCCACGGGTGGGTGGGGGCTCACGGACAGGCGCAGCCGGATGCCAGTGGGACCCGCGTGGGACCCGCCCAAGCTCCGTCCCCAGGGACCTGTCCCaggtggaggaggggctgggcaggCCCAGCCGCATGTGCGCTGCAGCTCCCGGAGTGGGGACAGGTGCCGCCAGGTCTCTGCGGCCTGTCCTGGGCCTGGCTGCTGGTGGCGAAGGTCGCGGGCCCCCAGCATCAGGACCTCTCGGGCACTCAAGGGGGACAAGGAAGGTCGGAGGCACCAGCGCAGCTGTGAGGACATGGGGGCAGGGGTCTGAGCCCGCAGGACCCCCTCCTTTCCGAGGCATCGGGAGGACAGCGGTGCTGGGGTCAGGGCAAGCGGGGCGCCCCCCGCTGCCATCTGCACCCCCGGAGCCCCTTCCATGGGGGGCGCCCGGACTCTCCAGGGCCCTTGCCCGGGCTGGGGGTCGCAGCACCGGGCGGCCGACCGCGCAGGCCCCCAATGCCCCGCGGCCCAGAGGACCCCCCCCCACCAGGACGCAGCCGGCGCTGGGCCCGTCTTCGCGGtcggacccccacccccaggctcgcTCCCGGCGCGCACGgcgccccccacccgccccggCACCCGAGCTCCCAGGGCAGCGCCCCGCGGGTGTGCGGGCTGCTCTCTGCTGCGGGGCGGCAGGGGctaggggcggggggggggcgcgaGCCCAGAGGCCTGGGGGTCCGCTGCCCGCGACAGCCCTCCCGCCTTAGcctcccgccccacccctgccccaggttTGCAGAGAAGgcgaggtgggggcaggggctctgGAGCAGctctgcgggggaggggggccgcCGGGCACAGGGGTGCGGGGGTCAGGCCAGGCCAGGACACTGTCCCGGGGGCAGGGGCCAGCGGGGCGTGAGGGACATCTGGGGTCTGAGAGGTCAGTCAGACCGTGAAGAGACATCCGGACATGAGGGGACATCCGGGGCGTGACGGGTCAGCCAGGGTGTGAGGGGACATCCTGGGCGTGAGGGGACATCCGGGGCGTGAGGGGTCAGCCTGGAGTGTGAGGGGTCATCCGGGACCTGAGGGGACATCGGGGCGCGACGGGACATCCGGGCgcgcgcggggggaggggcgcgggggaGGTGGAAGCGGGGagcggaggagggggaggaggaaccCGCTCAAGATCCAGGCTGGGCCccggagaggggggaggggcgcagGGGCCGCGGGACTACGCTTCCCGGCAGGCGGCGCGCGGCGCGTCACTTCCGGCGGCGCTCGCGGCGCGCGTGTGGGAGCGAGCGAGCGAGTGTTTACttccggccgccgccgccgccgcgggctGAGGGCCGAGCGTGTCGGGCGGCGGGCCCCGAGCAGCCATGGACTGGCTCATGGGGTGAGTGGGGCGGCCGGGCGGGCGGGCCGGGGCCGCGGTGGGGGCCGCGGGGCGCGCTGCGGGCGGCGCCGGGCGAgcgcgcggggccggggcggcgCGGGCCGGGCGGGCGAGGGGCGTCTCCTCGGGGCCGGGGTCGCGGACGGGAGCCGCTCGGAGGGGGCGGCCGCCGGCCTGGGCAGGACGCGGGCcgcgggccgggggccgggggccgggggcgccGCGGGGCGCCGGCTCCGGAAGGACGAACTTTCGCGCCGGCCGGCGCCGTCCTGAGCCGCGAGCGGAGGAGCCGGCGGCCCCGGTTCGCGCGTCCGGCCGCGGGGCTCGGGGCTCGGGGCTCGGGGCTCGGGGCTCGGCCGCGGGGCAGGCGGGGCGGGCGGGCCGGAGCCGgggccggagccggagccggagggAGCGCGGCGCGGCTCGCGGGAACCCGCCGCCGCCGGGAAGTTGCTCGCGGACCCGCTGTCAGAACTTTGCGGCGTCTGCGCCGCGGCCGGGGCGGCGGGTCCTCCTCCGTCCCGCTCGGCGCCGCGTAGCTCCCCGACcgcggggcagggcggggcggggcggggcggggcggggcggggcggggcggggcggccgtCCGGGCGCTGGGGCCGCGCGTGCGGGGCCGCTGCGGTCGGCCCGGGGCGGGCGGACGTGCTGGTCGCCCGCGCGGGTCCCTGAGGGAGGCGCCCGCTCGGACGGCTGGTttccggggcggggcggggcgggggccgtCGGCGGGACCGCGGAGGCGGCTCGCACCCGTCCGGGCCGGCGGGTCGGCTGGAGGCCGGCGGAAGGGACGCCGGGGGCGCGAGCCCACGGGGGCGGCCGCGTCGGGAGCCCGGAGGGAAGCGCCCCGCGTGGCCGGGGCCGCCGCTCTGCCGGCCTCGGGCAGAGTCACGTTGCTGTCCTAGTCGCGCCGCCGGGAGCCCTGGGCCCTGCGGTGGCCGCTGCACGTCTCCGGACCTGCGCCGTCAGAGCCGTGCGGGAGGACTCGGAAGGCGAAGCCGAGGCCGCGGAGGAACGCGCTTCGCACGCGGCCCGGCGCGGGGGCGTCGCGGCTCGGTCAGCAGCGAGCGGGGCCTCCTGGACGCCTTTGCAGCCGCAGGCGCGCAGCCCGGAGGCCAAGCAGCCAGACCCCAGCCCGCAGGGGCTGCTGCGTCGGAGGGGCGTTGCTGGGCTCCAACCGGCCGTGCTTTGCGCCCCAAGCCCGGGGCGTGGGGGAGGCGCTGACGGTCGTCCCGCCGCTGACTTCTCGCGGCCCCGTCGGAGGAGCAGGGGCTCCGCGCCCGAACCCGAGCAGCGCTCAGTCCTCTGAACTGGCTGGGTTCGGGGCGTTGTGGGCTTTGTGCCATCACTGTGCCTGTCCCAAGCTCCCCCCGCCGCTGGGCTTCCGGGGACTGGCCCCCCAGGCCCCCCTCAAGACTTCGGAAGCAGGCGGTCATCTGGGAGAGGTCATCTGGGAGAGGTCATCTGGGAGAGGTCGGCGCAGGACTCCCCTCCCGGTCGGAGCGGAGCAGGCAGGTCCGGGTGCTGGAGGAAGACAGCTGGGAAAGGGACGCGCCGGCGGCTGCTTCCACGGGCGCTGCGGGGGCAGAGCTCGGGGAGGCTCTGGAATCCTTCAGCGGACACTGGAGGCCCCCAAAGAGGGGTCAGGACGGAGTGTGgtgatctctgtgtgtttctCACTGTCGTGGCACAGCGCACCGTGGACTGTGCGTTCTTGCCCAGCCCCTTACTTGTGAGTCCGCCAGCCTGCTAGAGCAGAAGTGACAGGATTTCAGCGGTCAAGTAGTGAGTTTTCTCAGGAGCCTGTTTTCAAGGTGTTGGGGGGGGCGGCCTGGGAGCCCCGAGCGCTCTGTCCCCCCGCCGGGTGCTGTGTctgctggaggcagggaggcccagCCCCGTGCCAGTCCCCGCAGGTGAGGGGGCTCACCCCGCGGGCACCTGTCGTGGGACCAGCTGGGGCTTCCGTTGGCGTTAACCCTCTAATGGTTTTCAGCGCACGAGGAAGCGCGCTTGCTTCTGCTAACTCGCAGCTCGCTGTCAGCCCGGTAGTTGGGGACATGGTTCTCTCTTAGGTTTGAacactttgtttgtttttggcggAAGAGTTTCTCTGCGTGGTCCTGTCCGGCGGCGGGCAGGCTCCGCTGCAGTAGCAGGCACCGCTCCCGCCCTCTCTGCCGGCCGCTGTCGCTGTCGGGAGCAGAGCCCGAACAGGAGCACGTCCGGTCAGGAGAGCGCTTCGCAGAGTAACACGGGCGGCCGTGTGGGAAGAAAGGGCGGTCTGGCGGGAAAGCCGCCCGTGAGCCAAGAGCAGCGCCGGCGTGTTGCGACTTGCTGTCGGAGTTCGCCCGGACGTGGAGCTCGGGCTTCCCGACATCCCTCTGCTCGGCTTGGAACAGGCCGGCAGGAATTTTTCCGTCTTTTTACAAGGAGTGATTTCTCACTTGAGAGGGGTCAGTCCTTGCGGTGTGGCCGTGTCTTTGGTCCTTGGCTGTCTCCCTTCTGGACAGCCGAGGACAGGATGCTGCCCTTGCCCTGGGCAGGACGGGAGCCCCAGAAGGGACGCTGCCTGGGCTGCTCCAGATTCCACGTGGCCTGGGGCAGTGTGGCACGGGGACTTCCGCTCGTGCGTACCAGCAGTGACCGGCGTCGGTGCACAGACGGTAGACGTGCCGCTTCACTTTGACCCAGCAGAACACACAGTCCAGACGCTTCCAAGCATCTGGGAATGTAGACGAGGAAATGCACCTCCTCCCACTTCGGAGTCAGGGGGAGCAGGGCGAGCCGCCCGCGGGTCctgggcggggccggcggggagCAGTTTGCCGGGACATGCCCGCCCTGGGCCCGCAGCCGCGGCGGGGGCAGGTGCACAGGGGCCCCCTGCCCGGGGCTGCTTGCTGCCCTGGAGCAGTGAGGAGGTGGGTGCGCTGCGTGGCCGGGAGCGCCCCGCTCTGCCGGAGACCTGCCTCCGGCCTTGGCCGTGGAGCGCGACACACGTCACGGGTTGGCGCTCTTGGTCCGCGGGCAGGCGTGTTGGATGGCTCGGGGCTCAATGGCCGGCCTGGCTTTGCCGTCAGGGCTCTCGTGCTGGGCGGAGGAGGTAGACCCCGTGCGCACGGGCCTGTGTGGGCGCGCCGCGGGGCGCTCGGGGCCTTTTCTTTGCACTTTGCCTTCGGGCGGACGTTGCCCTGGACGGACAGACCATAAGGACACCCTGACTGAACCTGCTGGAGTCTCTGGACTTTTCTCCAACGGTCTCGTTGAGGGTAGTTTACATACCACGCAGGTTACTGTTTCAAGTCTAACAATTAGGTGACTTTTAGTAAAATCGTAGGGTGGTGTAGCTGTCAACACAGTTTACTTCAGACGTTGCCACCCGCCCAGAGGAGCCTTGCGCCCCACAGCAGTCACTCCCTGTCCCACCCCTGGGTCGTCACTGAtggaccttctctctctctctgtgtttctcgcTTTGCCGATTCTGGGCATTTCCCACAGATGGGGTCACAGCACAGGGTCTTCTGTAGCCGGTTCCCTTAGCGACCGTTTTAAAAGTTGGTTCGTGTTGTGCACGTATCTGCCATCAGTCCGTTTCATCGCAAGTGGCAGTCCGGAGTCTGGAGCTCTGCACGCTGCTCTGTCGATAGCGATAGCGGCGTTCTGCCCACTTTCTGCCCATCGTGAGGGATGCCGCTGTGACCCAGCCTTTGCCCACAGTGAGCTGGACCCCTTCTCCGCTGGGGAGACCCCGGGTCCTGACTGCACACTCCCTCTGTGGGGGGCAGGCCCCGCACCTCCAAGATCAAGGACGCATAGCGTCTGCTTTCTGAGGCTGGCATGAGGGCCACGGACACGGGGGACGGAGTGTGGAGGAGTGAATGAGGTcgagctggaggtggggaggccAGGCCGGCAGGGTGGCTCCGAGCAGGGGTGCGCATTGGCTCCTGTGGGAAGAAGTGTAGGAATTTTCCAGATAGGAAGTAGGAAGGGTTCTGGCCCAAGCCGGTGCAAAGGCGTGGAGGCCTGAGCGGCAGAAGCGTCCTCCAGCTGTCCGCCCCCTTGGGGAACACGTCCAGGGACAGCCACTGTGCCAGTGGCCCCACTCAGGCAGTCCTTACGACCTGGGCCTGATTCGCATCCAGATTCCATTTGAGGAGAGCGGCGGTCCCGTGAACCCCTTCGTGGGCCGAACTCTGTGCCCCCGGGAGCCCCGCATCTCTCATCTGTCCCTGTGCTTGCAGCGTCCCCTGGGAGCCTTGTGCAGAGTGTCCTCAGAGTCGTGCCTCTGGATGGGAACTCACTGGAGGTGCCGCGGAAATGCTTTGCCGGGAAACGGGTTGGGCGGGAAGTGTTGCCAGCCTTGGGCAGGGTAGCAAGTGCGTCTGAGACGTCTGCAGCCCGGGAGGGCCCGGGTCCACCCTCATCGGGGTCCTGCCTCTGGCCTTCGTTCTGCTGTTTGTACCACCGCCCGGGGCCCTGGAAGAGCCAGACGGCACGGGGACGCTGGCTGCCAGGCCCTGTCAGCAGCTGGCCGCAGCTTGGGAGGGGTTCTCCGGGGACTGCGGGGCCATCGTCAGCTCTGAGGTCTCCTGTGGGAGGGGGCCGTGGCCTCCGCCGTGGCCGCGTGTGTTGGGAAGGTGGGTGTCGGTGGTCTCGGTGGGGGCGCCTGTGCTGGTGTTCCCGCTGCCCCAGCACTTCCTGCATCGCCCTTGCGGTGGTCCTGGAGACTCAGACACGGCCAGAccccccactcttggttttgtggTGAACGTGCTGGTGTGGCGACAGAGGTGCTCGGTGAGCCTCTCTCTGCACTTTTCGGGCACCTGGACCCTGGGAGCTGGTCAGGGAGCTGCTCTTGGTCCCCGCTGGTGACTCACGTGTGCCTTTGCTGCCGTGGCTGCCGGCCTGTCCGGAAGAGGAGGCGGCGCGCGTGTTCCTGTCTGACGTGCTGGGAGCGCCTCGGCTCTTTGTCTCCCCGTGTTTGTTTTTCTCGCGCAGGATCTCTCCCGGCTGGGCACGCCCGTGTGCGTTGAGCGCGGCTCTGTAGAACCCCCGGGAGCGTGGGGCAAGGAGCGAAcctggaagcttggaggaggaggaggcggtggtgggtgggtggggtgtcCAGGCCACGTGGGGGCTGTGGGCTGTTCCGGGGGACCGTGCGGCTGTGGCCGCATTCACGTTGTCACCTTCTGGCTCCTTTCTCTTTGAAGGGTTTTCCCGTGCTAGCTCGAAAGAGCCGACAGTGCACCGTTGCTGGGTTGCTGGGGCGGGACactcattcttttccttcctgtcaCCGTTCCCGGTTTGTCCGGGGATAGTGCGGCGTGTGGTCGCGACCTACCAGACCTACCCCGTATGGCACCTTTCCGTTGGTTTGGCATGTTGCCGGTATGTCGAGGTATGGTGGCAGTTTTCggtgtttattgagcatttcTGTGTAGGGTGAGGCCAGAGCTCCCACCTGGGCCTGCAGCTCCCCCCAGCAGGCCGGCTGGCGTCCGGAAGCAGGGATGTGGCcgtctttctcttctcccctccagcctTTCCGCCAGGCCGGCCCTGGGCTCCCGGACTGTTCTCTCCGAGGGTGCGGCACCCCTGGAGCTCGCTGTCGGGGCGGGGTCTGCCCTGCCCACACCCAGTGGAGCGCTCAGCCCCTTGGCCGTGGGCCGTCCCCTCCAAGGGCCGCAGCTGGAGCCCCCTGCGTATCTTGGCGGTTTCACGCGCAAGAATAGTGTGGGGGGCTCCGGCGGGTGGTAGGTGTGTGCCCCACCTCCAGTCCTGGGGTCTTCCGTACCTGGCCCCACTGTGCCAGATAAACGTGGCTCTCTTCTGGGGCCCGTCTGAGCAGTTCCTCAGCTCGGGCTTTGAATCGTGTCTGTTGCTGTCAAAGGAACCCCAGAACTTCTGGCTCCAGAGGAGGACTGCTGCCTCGGACAGCTCTGCAGGCTGCTGGCTGGGGCCTCAGTTGCCCCATAGAGCCCCTTTGCGTGTGGACTCTGGTGCAGAGTTCTCATCCTTTTTGGTCTCAACACACTCCCCCCcacgtttttaaaaatgattgagcTTGTATGGTTATAGCTGTCAGTGTTTACCGTAatagaagtggaagaaaagagaTTTGAAAACTATTCTTTAACTCATTTGAAAAGAACAATAAACCCAGCATGTGTTAGCatgaatttgtttttaacttttgtttctttgacaggaagcgcaagcaggcagagtagcaggtagtgggagagggaggagcagagtccccgcggggcagggagcccgatgcggggctccatcgcaggaccctgggaccatggcctgagccgaaggcagtcgcctaacccactgagccactctgatgtccctaaactttttttttttttaaataaataaccataTTTTGCGGCATAAAACACATGATAAGAGTGCCCTGACTCTTTTGTAAGCCTCATGAGCTGGACCCTTATGTCTGcttctgggtttgttttgttaTAATCTTACCACGACTCATCGCTTCTGGAAAGCTCTGCCGTGCCCGGGTGCGAGAACGGGAGAGGCGAGTGCCGTCGTCACGTGGGTGCAGGAGCCACACTTCAGGCGCCGTGGCGAGGGCTCTTTGCCTGGCCTTGCTCCAGAGCGGAGCCGCGGCGGAAGCTGTCGAAGACCAGTGTCACCTCCGCTGTGTCGGTCAGACAAGTCACAGAGCCACCCTGATACAGTGCGAGGGGACGGACTCTGCCCCTTGAAGGAGGGGTCTCCCatgtggggagggggcggtggcTGCCGGCCCCACCTGCAGAGCACGGCACGCGGCCGGGGACGCTGGGTCCGTCCTCACCGGGCGGCCCCGAGGTCTGTCAGGAGACCAGCTGGGCTTTTCCGCGCAGAGGCGTTTAGGGCgctgtggctcagggaccatgtGCCTCAGGGTTGAGTCCCGACTCTGCAGCTCCGTTAGGGCTTCCTGAGCCTCGGTTTGCTCATCTGCAACACGGCGCCAGGGGACCCCTTCCTAGCCGTGGCTGGGGGACTCTGTGAGGTGCCCCCGTACAGTGCGGGCGCGGCTCAGGGGCTTGCCGTGGAGGGCCCCGCCTCCCCCAGCCGCCGGGGGGCTTGGCACCAGCCTGGCCTCTGATCCCTTTGTGCGGCCCCGggtgggcgtggggtgggggtccTCGCTCTCCCGCTCCCCCACCGGGGCTTGTGTGCACAGCACCCACGGCGGCTCGGCGCCCGTGGCCACCTGCACACGGGGCCTGGTGTGTGCAACGTACGTCCCTGTCACCATCGCACTGCCGTCCCTCTCCGCGTGTCCTCACTGGGAACCGTGGCGCTGCAGCCCTTAGGGTGGGGCTGTCGCCCAGCATGTCACTTGGTCACTGTCACGTCTGCTTGCTCTCGGACAGCTGCTGTTGGTGTGCAGCTAGCCCTGGTGTCCTGATCCCTAAGGAGAGCCCCGTCTGATGGCCACACCGTCCTGTGGGCACAGCTGCTCCCGGGATCGCAAGGTTGGCACCCGGAGCATAGCCCAGGGCTTTTGTGGCAGGTCTGACTTTCAGGGTGCCTGTGGGCGGAGGGCGGGGGTCTTGGGGCTTGGCTGTCTCTGGAGGCTGCCTGACGCCATCCGCAAGCGGACAGCACCGTCCCTCAGTGGCCTGCCCGCTCCCCGAGCTGGGAGAACCTGCTCATTGCAGGCTTGCCTTCCCCCGCCGGATGCCGGCACCCCAGCCGGGACGGCCCCACTGCTGTCGGAAAGGCACTGGGGAAGCCCGtttgctctccctcctccacctcgGGCTGCTTGCTGGGTCGTCccttggcttccctgctcc
It encodes:
- the LOC131813248 gene encoding uncharacterized protein LOC131813248, with product MSSQLRWCLRPSLSPLSAREVLMLGARDLRHQQPGPGQAAETWRHLSPLRELQRTCGWACPAPPPPGTGPWGRSLGGSHAGPTGIRLRLSVSPHPPVGRLGLGSAAARRLPPAPKEDRRPTSPPGCAARISALLVTGGVTWDPSLSDPVTLCLRRGGENDAAERVVVRTSVRSQVRGQGRSTGLREGDLPAHGRSPGLEPRSSLLVPAENRPAMAEDLAATLGCEAAAGRAESGDSRSCHLGIPGGLHLLSFCLQLRS